From Synoicihabitans lomoniglobus, the proteins below share one genomic window:
- a CDS encoding PQQ-dependent sugar dehydrogenase: MLLALAMAGVASVAAAALTPAPDNGGISLPGGFKAAVVADDLGGIRGIAVAPNGDVYGRVRGRGIVAMRDTDGDGTADIVETIPGSTGEGSGIGIQPGYLYYSTNSGVFRYARAAGELLPSGEPEAVATDLSDKGQHNAKMFTFDEYGMLYVEVGSPSNALGVPDRARGAQGVSDAEVAKFLSEHGGVWKFDPSKAPQTQQQGEHWSTGHRHILALAWNPVSHTLFGAMNGRDTLDVINPDLFSKEYNAVRVAEEFHELKKGANLGWPRTFYDPIGNKRLFGAEYGGDGKKGPPAGSYPDPIIAFPAHWAPMQMAYYGGEQFPETYRGGLFQAFHGSWNRQGDQKGYNVSFIPFDASGRPTGEWSVFADGFMGTGQIASPNDAAYRPMGLAAGPDGSLYVGSDHGGRVWRIFYIGE, from the coding sequence TTGCTTCTTGCACTCGCCATGGCGGGTGTTGCTTCCGTCGCGGCTGCCGCGCTCACTCCTGCGCCGGATAACGGGGGGATTTCGCTGCCGGGCGGGTTCAAAGCCGCGGTCGTGGCCGACGACTTGGGCGGCATCCGGGGCATCGCGGTCGCCCCCAACGGCGACGTGTATGGCCGCGTGCGCGGTCGCGGCATCGTGGCGATGCGCGACACCGACGGTGACGGCACGGCCGACATCGTGGAGACGATTCCGGGTTCGACGGGCGAGGGCAGTGGCATCGGTATCCAGCCGGGTTACCTGTATTATTCGACCAACTCCGGCGTGTTTCGCTATGCGCGCGCTGCGGGCGAGCTGCTACCGAGTGGTGAGCCCGAGGCGGTGGCGACTGATTTGTCCGATAAGGGTCAGCACAATGCCAAGATGTTTACGTTCGACGAATACGGCATGCTCTATGTCGAGGTGGGGTCACCGTCCAACGCGCTCGGCGTGCCGGATCGTGCTCGCGGCGCCCAGGGCGTGAGCGATGCCGAGGTGGCAAAATTTTTGAGCGAGCACGGTGGCGTCTGGAAATTTGATCCGTCCAAGGCCCCGCAAACGCAGCAGCAGGGAGAACATTGGTCGACCGGTCACCGCCATATTCTGGCGCTGGCGTGGAATCCGGTTTCGCATACCTTGTTCGGCGCGATGAACGGTCGCGACACGCTCGACGTGATCAACCCGGACTTGTTCTCCAAGGAATACAATGCCGTCCGCGTGGCGGAGGAGTTTCACGAGCTCAAGAAAGGCGCCAACCTCGGCTGGCCGCGCACGTTCTACGATCCCATCGGCAACAAACGGCTCTTCGGCGCGGAGTATGGCGGCGATGGCAAGAAGGGTCCGCCAGCGGGATCTTATCCTGATCCGATCATCGCGTTTCCGGCGCACTGGGCTCCGATGCAGATGGCCTATTACGGCGGCGAGCAGTTTCCTGAAACGTATCGCGGCGGTCTGTTCCAAGCCTTCCATGGTTCATGGAACCGCCAAGGTGATCAAAAGGGCTACAACGTGTCCTTTATCCCGTTTGATGCTTCCGGCCGTCCCACGGGGGAGTGGTCGGTGTTTGCCGATGGCTTCATGGGCACCGGGCAGATCGCCAGCCCCAATGACGCCGCCTATCGACCGATGGGTCTCGCGGCCGGACCCGATGGTTCGCTCTACGTGGGCTCTGATCACGGCGGCCGGGTTTGGCGCATTTTCTACATCGGCGAATGA
- a CDS encoding tetratricopeptide repeat protein: MRKPGRAAVVVVVVGITVIAAVTVPGIVTRQRLASYVPEIPAAENLSEPLRARLIEAGNQASDGEVEGLMALSRLYHANGYTSEAERIYGGLMTEQPENPRWPYRTALLRAANEDFGAAREWLERSVALAPDYAPARLRLAETWVRLEAPAQAASVFRELLEREPDHVRGLLGLARIAVDREAWTDARSGLERVVAATQFAHGVPELARVYENVGETERLQALRGRAPVVAPELAIDDPWMRELVEDLYDPLRLMEESHAAVSRDDKAAAMRWMERALVLAPDNGEVHHQTARLWERLRNQVKALAEYERAAELDPTIDDVWARLVTLYKAIGDTGKARRALTNGLEVNPSSAALLIERGRQLKERGRGAEALADFEKVIELHPQELIGYVEAAQVLFAMKRAEAADGWLEQSLAVAPDNPVALVMLSFSAITQRNRAAADRWMAQVMAQPRVARPDRDRLAAGYLEVFGEPPRG, encoded by the coding sequence ATGCGTAAACCAGGTCGTGCGGCGGTGGTGGTGGTGGTGGTGGGCATCACGGTGATTGCCGCGGTGACGGTTCCGGGGATCGTGACACGGCAACGCTTGGCGAGCTACGTGCCGGAGATCCCGGCGGCGGAGAACCTGAGCGAGCCCTTGCGGGCGCGGTTGATCGAAGCAGGAAACCAGGCGAGCGACGGCGAGGTGGAGGGATTGATGGCATTAAGTCGGTTGTATCATGCCAACGGTTACACGTCGGAGGCGGAGCGGATTTACGGCGGGTTGATGACCGAGCAACCGGAGAACCCACGCTGGCCCTACCGCACGGCGCTGCTCCGGGCGGCGAACGAAGATTTCGGCGCGGCGCGAGAATGGTTGGAGCGATCCGTGGCATTGGCGCCGGACTATGCACCGGCCCGACTCCGGCTGGCCGAGACGTGGGTTCGGCTCGAAGCCCCGGCGCAGGCCGCGTCCGTCTTCCGTGAACTGTTGGAGCGTGAACCCGACCACGTGCGCGGGTTGTTGGGCTTGGCGCGCATCGCGGTCGATCGTGAGGCGTGGACGGATGCCCGGTCCGGGTTGGAGCGCGTGGTGGCGGCAACGCAGTTTGCTCACGGCGTGCCGGAGTTGGCGCGGGTTTATGAAAATGTCGGGGAGACCGAGCGGCTGCAGGCCCTGCGTGGTCGCGCTCCCGTGGTCGCCCCGGAATTGGCGATTGATGATCCGTGGATGCGTGAACTCGTCGAGGACCTCTATGATCCGCTCCGGCTGATGGAGGAAAGCCATGCGGCCGTTTCGCGAGACGACAAGGCCGCTGCCATGCGGTGGATGGAGCGGGCGTTGGTATTGGCTCCTGACAACGGCGAAGTGCATCACCAGACCGCGCGCCTGTGGGAACGGCTGCGCAATCAGGTGAAGGCGCTGGCCGAATATGAGCGGGCGGCTGAATTGGACCCGACGATCGATGACGTCTGGGCACGTTTGGTTACCCTGTATAAGGCGATCGGTGACACCGGGAAAGCGCGGCGGGCGCTGACCAATGGATTGGAGGTCAACCCGAGCTCGGCCGCGCTGCTGATTGAGCGCGGACGACAACTCAAGGAACGCGGCCGGGGGGCGGAGGCATTGGCCGATTTCGAGAAGGTGATCGAACTACACCCGCAGGAGTTGATCGGCTATGTCGAGGCCGCGCAGGTGCTGTTTGCGATGAAGCGCGCCGAAGCCGCCGACGGGTGGTTGGAGCAGTCGCTCGCCGTGGCGCCCGATAATCCGGTGGCGTTGGTCATGCTGAGTTTTTCGGCCATCACGCAACGAAATCGCGCGGCGGCGGACCGCTGGATGGCGCAGGTGATGGCGCAACCTCGTGTTGCCCGGCCGGATCGCGACCGCTTGGCGGCTGGCTACCTCGAAGTCTTCGGCGAGCCACCGCGTGGCTGA
- a CDS encoding c-type cytochrome, with the protein MSTGASRWQLPAGIMGIGAVVLVLGWFDRPVEAEAETAAETAADTAQHLVAAQASSTAPATPVPEPEALVVVNGADIYNEHCATCHMGDGSGVPNFQPPIAGSPVVAAGRDRLEAVIRAGSAALQDRPNTMGWQMPPFGFLTDPEVEALVGYVTDTFGSPPQE; encoded by the coding sequence ATGAGCACCGGAGCGAGTCGCTGGCAGTTGCCGGCGGGAATCATGGGGATAGGGGCGGTCGTTCTCGTGCTCGGTTGGTTTGACCGTCCCGTCGAAGCGGAAGCGGAGACGGCCGCGGAGACGGCCGCGGACACGGCGCAACACCTGGTTGCGGCCCAGGCCAGTTCGACGGCCCCGGCCACACCGGTGCCCGAGCCGGAAGCGTTGGTCGTCGTCAACGGAGCCGACATCTACAACGAGCATTGCGCAACCTGTCACATGGGCGATGGCAGCGGGGTGCCGAACTTTCAGCCGCCGATCGCCGGCAGCCCCGTCGTGGCGGCGGGGCGGGATCGGTTGGAAGCGGTGATTCGCGCGGGATCAGCCGCGTTGCAAGACCGGCCCAACACGATGGGTTGGCAAATGCCGCCCTTCGGATTTTTGACCGATCCGGAGGTCGAAGCGTTGGTAGGTTACGTGACCGATACGTTTGGTTCCCCGCCGCAGGAATAG
- the hemB gene encoding porphobilinogen synthase codes for MSSDSPLDLVERPRRLRRTASLRAMVQETVLRPADFIAPLFVVEGKGEPEAIASMSGVFRYNVKDLVKECRALAKLGVPAVALFPKLDPKLKDEDGTGALNEDGLILRAVRAVKKALPELTVITDVALDPYTTHGHDGVLTGAGDDVDNDRSVGILSEMAVLHAQAGVDIVAPSDMMDGRIGAIRELLDAHDFTGTAIMAYSAKFNSAYYGPFRDAVGSSKAAGTRLLSKATYQLDPANRRQALNEAALDEDEGADFIMVKPAGAYLDIIREVREETTKPVAAYQVSGEYAQIQAAAQLGWLDLARCRHESLLAIKRAGADLILTYFAKDMAKLLK; via the coding sequence ATGTCTTCCGATTCGCCTCTCGATCTCGTTGAACGTCCCCGTCGTCTGCGTCGCACCGCGTCGCTGCGCGCCATGGTGCAGGAAACCGTGCTGCGCCCGGCCGATTTCATCGCGCCGCTGTTTGTGGTGGAAGGCAAAGGAGAGCCCGAGGCCATTGCGTCGATGTCGGGGGTTTTTCGCTACAACGTGAAGGATCTCGTCAAGGAGTGTCGGGCCCTCGCCAAACTCGGCGTGCCCGCCGTCGCGCTGTTTCCGAAGCTCGATCCGAAGTTGAAGGATGAAGATGGCACGGGCGCACTCAATGAAGACGGTTTGATTCTGCGGGCCGTGCGGGCGGTCAAAAAAGCGCTGCCGGAGTTGACGGTGATCACGGATGTTGCGCTCGATCCCTACACGACGCACGGCCACGACGGCGTGCTGACTGGAGCGGGTGACGATGTGGACAACGATCGCAGCGTCGGAATTTTGAGCGAGATGGCCGTGCTGCACGCCCAGGCGGGCGTCGATATCGTGGCGCCGTCGGACATGATGGATGGTCGCATCGGCGCGATTCGCGAGCTGCTCGACGCGCACGATTTTACCGGCACCGCGATCATGGCCTATTCCGCGAAGTTTAACTCGGCCTATTACGGTCCTTTCCGTGACGCGGTGGGTAGCAGCAAGGCCGCCGGCACGCGCCTGCTCAGCAAAGCAACCTATCAGCTCGACCCGGCCAACCGTCGCCAGGCTCTGAACGAAGCGGCGCTCGACGAAGACGAAGGCGCCGACTTCATCATGGTCAAACCCGCCGGTGCCTACCTCGACATCATCCGGGAAGTGCGCGAGGAAACGACCAAGCCCGTCGCGGCCTACCAAGTGTCGGGCGAATACGCGCAAATCCAAGCCGCCGCCCAGCTCGGCTGGCTCGACCTCGCTCGCTGCCGCCACGAGTCGCTCCTTGCCATCAAACGCGCCGGCGCCGACCTGATCCTGACCTACTTCGCCAAAGATATGGCGAAACTGCTAAAGTGA
- the cysS gene encoding cysteine--tRNA ligase, whose product MALQLHDSLSRSLKTVTPSQPDGVYRFYNCGPTVYAAAHIGNFRTFVVNDLIRRLLELEFGADKVRHVRNLTDVDDKTIRRAREEGRPLRDVTAEWTAKFHADCDALGCLRPHVEPAATDHIPEQVNMIEVLMEKGNAYRAADGSVYFKVSSFDGYGALSRVKERELKAGSALAAGNTGTKDTTSVDSDEKEDGTDFALWKAWKPEDGDVKWTGPDSAAEGRPGWHIECSAMSKKHLGDTIDLHTGGVDLLFPHHENEIAQSECCNGTSFAHHWYHSEHLLVDGKKMSKSLGNLYTLDQLKEMGHTPMALRYAFLAGHPRKQLNFMLSSLGAAAKALSTLHQFRTQLGDQTGDPAKFDPVFKALQDDLNTPGALGALFSIVNAGPAEVDAATFDRVMFALGLDLTPTETESVEIPAEVTALAEKRWAAKQAKDWPAADALRGEITAAGWTMKDRKDGYDLEPAKG is encoded by the coding sequence ATGGCTCTGCAGCTCCACGATTCCCTTTCGCGTTCCCTCAAAACCGTCACGCCCTCCCAGCCCGACGGCGTCTACCGTTTCTATAATTGCGGACCGACCGTCTACGCCGCCGCGCACATCGGGAATTTCCGGACGTTCGTGGTGAACGATCTCATTCGCCGCCTGCTCGAGTTGGAGTTCGGAGCCGACAAGGTTCGACACGTGCGCAACCTCACCGACGTCGATGACAAGACCATCCGCCGCGCCCGCGAGGAAGGTCGCCCGCTGCGCGATGTCACCGCCGAATGGACCGCCAAGTTCCACGCCGATTGCGACGCCCTCGGCTGCCTGCGTCCCCACGTCGAACCCGCCGCGACCGATCACATTCCCGAGCAGGTCAACATGATCGAAGTGCTGATGGAAAAGGGCAACGCCTACCGCGCCGCCGATGGTTCGGTGTATTTCAAGGTGTCATCATTCGATGGATACGGAGCACTCTCGCGCGTGAAGGAACGCGAACTCAAAGCCGGCTCCGCCCTCGCTGCCGGCAACACCGGCACCAAGGACACCACCAGCGTCGACTCCGACGAGAAGGAGGACGGCACGGACTTCGCGCTGTGGAAGGCGTGGAAACCGGAAGACGGTGATGTGAAATGGACCGGCCCCGACAGCGCCGCCGAAGGGCGTCCCGGCTGGCACATCGAGTGCAGCGCCATGAGCAAAAAACACCTCGGCGACACCATCGATCTGCACACCGGCGGCGTGGATCTGCTCTTCCCTCACCACGAAAACGAGATTGCCCAGAGCGAGTGCTGCAACGGCACGTCCTTCGCCCACCATTGGTATCACAGCGAACACCTGCTCGTGGACGGCAAAAAAATGAGCAAGTCGCTCGGCAATCTCTACACGCTCGATCAGCTCAAGGAAATGGGGCACACGCCCATGGCGCTGCGTTACGCCTTCCTCGCCGGCCACCCGCGCAAGCAACTCAACTTTATGCTGAGTTCGTTGGGGGCCGCCGCGAAGGCCTTGAGCACCTTGCATCAGTTCCGCACCCAACTCGGCGACCAGACCGGCGACCCCGCAAAATTTGATCCCGTTTTCAAAGCGCTGCAGGACGATCTCAACACCCCCGGAGCCCTCGGCGCGTTGTTCAGTATCGTCAATGCGGGGCCCGCTGAAGTGGATGCCGCCACGTTTGACCGAGTCATGTTCGCCCTCGGCCTCGACCTGACTCCGACCGAAACCGAATCGGTCGAGATTCCCGCCGAGGTCACCGCTTTGGCTGAAAAGCGTTGGGCTGCCAAGCAGGCCAAGGACTGGCCCGCCGCCGATGCTTTGCGCGGCGAGATCACGGCCGCCGGTTGGACCATGAAAGACCGCAAGGACGGCTACGACCTCGAGCCCGCCAAGGGATAA